From a region of the Neobacillus niacini genome:
- a CDS encoding glycoside hydrolase family 43 protein, producing the protein MKKKLLINPILPGFYPDPSICRVGDDFYMITSSFSLFPGVPIFHSTNLVNWEQIGNILDRKSQLHTTADHMTAGIMAPTLRYHDGTFYMITTNVSDKWNFIVTATDPKGPWSDPYWIEGCPGIDASLFFDDDGKAYITGTRGEVSHDDTHGSQVIWIGEIDLVNMQLVGEKKTIWGGALTNCASPEAPHLYKKDGYYYLMIAEGGTEHFHAVTIARAKNIFDYYEGYAGNPILTHRHLGKQYPICNVGHADFVELKNGEWYAVMLASRLIEGYHKNLGRETFIAPVVWEGGWPVISPGTGKVEWSYPAPELPATAQKPRVVRDDFEGGKLGMAWVYFGTPYEDFHTLSDSKLSLKLLPRSMSPELRKIDLSATKTDKGVPSLSFIGRRQQHANFRISVSMRFDALSENETAGLVVMQATNHQFRFEQSMEKGQQILRLIQCTSELTGYPHQPHFKGITTESELAKTVVDGGEIILSIIAEGQDYSFYYGKVDESLTILYEKADARKINPEIVGGMVGTMLGMFASSNGQESTNIAQFDWFDYNGTEQ; encoded by the coding sequence TTGAAGAAAAAACTGTTAATAAATCCAATTTTACCAGGCTTTTATCCTGATCCTTCCATCTGTCGGGTAGGTGATGATTTCTATATGATTACGTCGAGTTTCTCCCTATTCCCGGGGGTTCCGATTTTTCATAGTACGAACCTTGTCAATTGGGAGCAGATTGGGAACATACTAGACCGTAAGTCACAACTGCATACCACGGCGGATCATATGACAGCGGGAATCATGGCCCCAACACTTCGTTATCATGACGGTACCTTTTATATGATTACGACAAATGTCAGCGACAAATGGAATTTTATTGTGACTGCTACTGATCCCAAGGGGCCATGGTCAGATCCGTACTGGATTGAAGGCTGTCCGGGAATCGATGCATCCTTATTTTTCGATGACGATGGGAAGGCATACATCACCGGTACTAGAGGAGAAGTTAGTCATGACGACACACATGGAAGTCAAGTGATCTGGATCGGTGAAATTGATCTGGTCAATATGCAACTTGTCGGTGAAAAAAAGACGATTTGGGGTGGAGCCTTAACAAATTGTGCTTCACCTGAAGCTCCTCATCTGTACAAGAAGGATGGGTATTACTACTTGATGATTGCAGAGGGTGGTACGGAACATTTCCATGCAGTCACGATCGCACGCGCAAAAAATATTTTTGATTATTATGAGGGATATGCAGGAAATCCGATTTTGACCCATCGCCACCTAGGGAAACAGTATCCAATCTGTAATGTTGGCCATGCTGATTTCGTTGAATTGAAAAACGGGGAATGGTATGCTGTTATGCTTGCCTCACGCCTCATCGAAGGCTATCATAAAAACCTTGGTAGGGAAACCTTTATTGCACCAGTCGTTTGGGAGGGTGGTTGGCCGGTCATAAGCCCTGGAACGGGGAAAGTAGAATGGAGCTATCCCGCACCTGAACTCCCTGCCACTGCGCAAAAGCCTAGAGTGGTAAGGGATGATTTTGAGGGCGGAAAGCTAGGAATGGCTTGGGTATATTTCGGCACACCTTATGAAGATTTTCATACGCTCTCAGACAGCAAGTTGTCTTTGAAATTGCTGCCGCGTTCTATGAGCCCTGAGTTACGTAAAATCGACTTGTCTGCAACCAAAACGGATAAGGGTGTTCCGAGTTTAAGCTTTATCGGACGCAGACAACAGCATGCAAACTTTCGGATTTCAGTTAGTATGCGATTTGATGCATTATCAGAGAATGAGACAGCAGGACTTGTCGTGATGCAGGCAACTAATCATCAATTCCGGTTCGAGCAGTCGATGGAAAAAGGACAGCAAATTCTGAGGCTGATCCAGTGTACTAGTGAGCTAACTGGATACCCGCACCAACCGCACTTCAAAGGTATAACGACTGAAAGCGAGCTAGCAAAAACTGTAGTCGATGGCGGAGAAATCATTCTGAGCATTATTGCAGAAGGACAAGATTATAGCTTTTATTATGGCAAAGTAGACGAGAGCCTAACCATATTATACGAGAAGGCAGACGCGAGAAAAATAAATCCCGAAATTGTCGGCGGCATGGTGGGAACAATGCTTGGCATGTTTGCAAGTTCGAACGGACAAGAGAGTACTAACATTGCACAATTTGATTGGTTTGACTATAACGGAACTGAACAATAA
- a CDS encoding DUF6379 domain-containing protein encodes MLEKPCIQSRGFKNVERNGQVIGFQVNIRSLYYRGLWLSQLRPATVTVDGETFSGDQITWTINDVTYTQAEMAELGDVHWGLLKPATLTVAKEGGLESGSHEIEVNYTYSCSYFPPVADTVLGGTQKRTLILV; translated from the coding sequence ATGTTAGAAAAACCTTGTATTCAATCGAGAGGATTTAAAAATGTAGAAAGAAATGGACAAGTCATAGGCTTTCAGGTTAACATCAGATCCCTTTATTATCGCGGACTCTGGCTTTCTCAGCTGCGCCCAGCTACTGTTACTGTAGATGGGGAAACGTTCTCGGGGGATCAAATTACCTGGACCATTAATGATGTTACTTATACACAAGCTGAAATGGCAGAACTTGGTGATGTTCACTGGGGTCTTTTAAAACCTGCCACTTTAACTGTTGCAAAAGAAGGCGGTTTGGAATCAGGGAGCCATGAAATAGAAGTCAACTATACTTATAGCTGCTCCTATTTTCCTCCAGTTGCTGATACAGTTCTTGGCGGTACACAAAAGCGGACACTAATTTTGGTTTGA
- a CDS encoding sugar phosphate isomerase/epimerase family protein, translating to MTNKVDINIKPKRGVSLYSYAGEYGVTMSLEDMFAEMHDMGARGLEILANSHIEGYPNPSEEWLENWDRLIEKYDIVPVEYGHWVDSRLYQGRHLTAEESYEMLVRDFKLANRLGFTVLRTKLGVINNDLTPVENWREFIKMALPMAEKYNVRMCPEIHAPTLLKSMMVDDYVEFIEETGTKYFGLNIDFGVFTTQTIPASEWGPNEFIMPESDHSPVKDIIPLLPYVYCCHAKFVKMSDDFEEMTIPYEKIINTLIEHNWDGYMVSEYEGPKKDVPGYAVEQVRKHHVMMKRILGE from the coding sequence ATGACTAATAAGGTGGATATAAATATAAAGCCAAAACGAGGAGTTTCTCTTTACAGTTATGCTGGTGAATATGGTGTCACAATGAGTTTGGAAGATATGTTTGCTGAAATGCATGATATGGGTGCGAGGGGGTTAGAAATCCTAGCAAACTCACATATTGAAGGCTATCCAAATCCTAGTGAAGAATGGCTCGAGAATTGGGACAGGTTGATTGAAAAATATGATATTGTACCGGTTGAATATGGACATTGGGTAGATTCCCGCCTCTATCAGGGAAGACATCTTACTGCGGAGGAATCGTATGAGATGCTGGTTCGCGATTTCAAACTAGCCAACAGACTCGGTTTCACCGTTCTGCGTACCAAATTAGGTGTCATTAATAATGATTTAACTCCTGTAGAAAATTGGAGAGAGTTTATTAAAATGGCCCTACCGATGGCAGAAAAGTATAATGTGCGCATGTGTCCGGAGATTCATGCTCCTACGCTTCTAAAATCCATGATGGTGGATGATTATGTGGAGTTCATTGAAGAGACAGGAACGAAATATTTTGGACTAAACATTGACTTCGGTGTTTTTACAACACAAACTATACCAGCCAGTGAATGGGGGCCAAATGAGTTTATCATGCCTGAAAGTGATCACAGTCCCGTAAAGGATATTATCCCGCTGCTGCCTTATGTATATTGTTGCCATGCAAAATTCGTAAAGATGTCAGATGATTTCGAAGAGATGACGATTCCATATGAAAAGATCATCAATACACTGATAGAGCACAATTGGGACGGTTATATGGTAAGTGAGTATGAAGGTCCAAAGAAAGATGTGCCTGGTTATGCAGTTGAACAGGTTCGGAAACACCACGTTATGATGAAAAGAATTTTGGGAGAATAG
- a CDS encoding AraC family transcriptional regulator produces MRSEKTLKYLNGYEYIKKEMVLLLAMKKVFFTKYTEQNIKLPIVLYSLGLDHRQEYINRPTGLPLFQWIQAVKGSGVLEIDNKQYVVEEGSGMLLFPDDGHKYYGVNSEWDVHFMCFTGYGTKVFFENIGIKQSGIYKQKDIEKIEQFMEELFLIFTRNSPTEMYDFSKVLYEILLEIAKSTTIQNEKSFQNQNKKIHLVMDYINEHYTEPIVLSDLAEIVDLSKEYLCQLFKKINGFSIFDYITDVRLAQAKTLLIQERDEKIKNISRLCGYEDVSYFGMVFKKKEGMTPVKFRELH; encoded by the coding sequence ATGAGATCAGAAAAAACCCTAAAATATTTAAATGGATATGAATATATTAAGAAAGAGATGGTGCTTCTTTTAGCTATGAAAAAGGTTTTTTTTACAAAATATACCGAACAAAATATAAAACTTCCTATTGTTTTATATTCTCTAGGATTAGATCATAGGCAGGAATACATTAACAGACCAACAGGCTTGCCTTTATTTCAGTGGATTCAAGCTGTCAAAGGAAGCGGTGTGCTAGAAATAGACAATAAACAGTACGTGGTGGAGGAAGGGAGTGGGATGTTACTCTTTCCCGATGATGGTCATAAATATTACGGAGTGAATAGCGAATGGGATGTTCATTTCATGTGTTTTACAGGCTATGGGACAAAGGTTTTTTTCGAAAACATAGGAATTAAACAATCAGGTATTTATAAACAAAAGGATATTGAAAAAATAGAACAATTTATGGAAGAGTTATTTTTAATATTTACACGAAATAGCCCAACAGAAATGTATGATTTTTCAAAAGTACTTTATGAAATCTTATTGGAAATTGCAAAATCAACCACGATACAAAATGAAAAGTCTTTTCAAAATCAGAATAAGAAAATACATCTCGTTATGGACTACATAAACGAACATTATACAGAGCCTATTGTGTTATCTGATTTAGCAGAAATAGTAGATTTGTCAAAAGAATATCTTTGTCAGTTATTTAAAAAAATAAATGGATTTTCTATTTTTGACTATATTACTGATGTTCGTTTAGCTCAGGCGAAAACTTTACTCATTCAAGAAAGGGACGAGAAAATCAAGAACATCAGTAGATTGTGCGGATATGAAGATGTCAGCTATTTTGGGATGGTATTTAAGAAAAAAGAAGGTATGACGCCAGTGAAATTCAGAGAACTGCATTAG